In Tripterygium wilfordii isolate XIE 37 chromosome 15, ASM1340144v1, whole genome shotgun sequence, one DNA window encodes the following:
- the LOC120016158 gene encoding transcription factor VIP1-like: protein MDPNKYLGAQPIAMDIEQMPETPNHHRGTHHRRAHSDTSFRFDDFILFDPSDLDLSSLDLPSNPSNPTPPTAAVMLDNSSDDSSSNNASKPKPINHFRSLSVDSDFFDGLGLNSGAGDEKFGGKVATAAQGEKKGYHHRHSYSMDGSFDVDSVLGDETKKAMAADRLAELALIDPKRAKRILANRQSAARSKERKIRYTSELERKVQTLQTEATTLSAQVTLLQRDTSGLTAENKELKLRLEAMEQQAQLRDALNEALKEEVQHLRMATGEISAMSNRALPPQFPAQPGLQHFGSHQMEQHQQQLHVSRGSTNGQKVNGQPYPSFLDFNRRT, encoded by the exons ATGGACCCAAACAAGTACTTGGGGGCACAGCCGATTGCGATGGACATAGAGCAGATGCCCGAAACTCCAAACCATCACAGAGGGACCCACCACCGTCGGGCTCACTCCGACACCTCATTCCGATTCGACGACTTCATCCTCTTCGACCCTTCCGACCTCGACCTCTCCTCGCTCGACCTTCCTTCCAATCCCTCCAATCCTACTCCACCTACCGCTGCTGTTATGCTCGATAACTCCTCAGATGACTCTTCCTCCAATAACGCCTCAAAACCTAAACCCATCAACCATTTCCGCAGCTTGTCCGTGGATTCAGACTTCTTTGACGGTTTGGGCCTTAATTCTGGAGCCGGAGATGAGAAATTTGGCGGGAAAGTTGCTACTGCGGCTCAGGGAGAGAAGAAAGGGTATCATCACAGGCATAGTTATTCCATGGATGGGTCATTTGATGTTGACTCAGTTTTGGGTGATGAGACTAAGAAAGCTATGGCAGCTGACAGACTCGCTGAACTTGCTTTGATTGATCCCAAGAGAGCTAAAAG GATTCTTGCTAATAGACAGTCTGCAGCACGTTCTAAAGAGAGGAAGATAAGATACACAAGTGAACTGGAGAGAAAGGTGCAGACACTTCAGACAGAAGCAACCACCCTCTCTGCACAGGTCACACTGCTCCAG AGAGACACCTCTGGGTTGACTGCTGAGAATAAGGAACTCAAATTGCGGTTAGAGGCTATGGAGCAACAAGCACAACTTAGAGATG CTTTGAACGAAGCACTGAAGGAAGAGGTGCAGCATCTCAGGATGGCAACTGGCGAAATTTCAGCTATGAGTAACAGAGCGTTACCTCCTCAGTTTCCTGCCCAGCCAGGATTGCAGCACTTTGGAAGCCACCAAATGGAGCAACACCAACAGCAGCTTCACGTTTCTCGCGGATCCACCAACGGTCAGAAGGTCAATGGTCAGCCCTACCCAAGCTTCTTGGACTTTAACCGCCGGACCTAG